The Rhododendron vialii isolate Sample 1 chromosome 6a, ASM3025357v1 genome includes a window with the following:
- the LOC131328707 gene encoding seipin-2-like, producing the protein MDDSKNHQTIPFIPGDHRLIRNSSEFLGFDRENYVNSRKFLIKTVKNVLLFGADKVLMARKSKSFRNIVFVDNDGDDNIDKFLHNEEFVDASKVVSKGYNQAPLNLMSFFAILVLRSIGFQINLFTAFLTLPIRLSYTTITFFLFPFQTLEKIRADLTKRVLKLWADFYLSIASYILSRLKAQKRVLNLAIRLGWAFFCSVYVFFVLFGLLVTGFLLGGFAMSRLVEKPMEMTEAINFDYTKESPAAFVPIVSYPGPAVSSGLISRESVESVESVESAKVVRAIPYNHKLRLTLSLTLPESEYNRKLGVFQVRVEFLSASGRATASSTHPCMLRFKSHPIHLLETAFKAAPLMTGFQSESQTLDIKISDFTEGHEPTACLKVVLEQRAGYQSGAGIPQLYTASIALESELPQLKKIVWCWRRTVFVWISVMMYLTEVVVVLVLFRAVVMARGKREAKGCGGAKRDSSASHGNRISW; encoded by the exons ATGGATGACTCCAAAAATCACCAAACCATTCCATTCATCCCCGGTGACCATCGGTTGATCCGGAACTCAAGCGAATTCCTCGGGTTTGATCGCGAGAACTACGTGAATTCGCGGAAGTTTCTTATCAAGACGGTGAAAAACGTCCTGCTTTTCGGAGCTGACAAAGTGTTGATGGCTCGAAAAAGTAAATCTTTTCGTAACATAGTGTTTGTCGATAATGATGGCGATGATAACATCGACAAATTCCTTCACAATGAGGAGTTTGTTGACGCGTCAAAAGTGGTGTCGAAAGGGTACAATCAAGCTCCTCTCAATCTCATGTCTTTCTTTGCAATTCTAGTCCTCAGATCAATTGGATTCCAAATCAATCTATTCACTGCCTTTCTCACCCTACCCATTCGGCTGTCCTACACCACAATCACGTTTTTCCTATTCCCATTCCAAACACTTGAAAAAATTCGAGCCGATTTGACAAAAAGGGTCTTAAAATTGTGGGCTGATTTTTACTTGTCTATTGCTTCCTATATACTTTCTCGGCTCAAAGCACAGAAAAGGGTGCTGAATTTGGCTATAAGGTTGGGCTGGGCCTTTTTCTGTTCCGTCTATGTCTTTTTCGTGCTTTTCGGATTGCTTGTGACGGGATTTTTACTAGGCGGTTTTGCTATGAGCCGCCTAGTGGAAAAACCAATGGAGATGACAGAGGCGATAAATTTTGACTACACGAAAGAAAGTCCGGCTGCTTTTGTACCCATTGTGTCATATCCCGGTCCAGCCGTTTCGTCTGGCTTGATCTCAAGAGAGAGTGTGGAAAGTGTGGAGAGTGTGGAGAGTGCTAAAGTTGTGCGTGCCATTCCTTACAATCACAAGCTGCGGCTTACTCTTTCTTTGACATTGCCTGAATCAGAGTATAACAGGAAACTTGGGGTTTTCCAG GTTAGGGTGGAGTTCCTATCCGCGAGCGGTAGAGCCACCGCGAGTTCAACTCACCCGTGCATGCTCCGCTTCAAAAGCCACCCCATCCACCTTCTCGAAACGGCGTTCAAAGCTGCGCCCCTCATGACCGGTTTCCAATCCGAATCCCAGACTCTCGACATCAAAATAAGTGATTTCACGGAAGGGCATGAGCCAACAGCCTGCTTGAAAGTGGTGCTAGAGCAGAGAGCAGGGTACCAAAGTGGTGCAGGGATTCCTCAACTCTACACCGCGTCCATCGCCCTTGAATCCGAGCTTCCTCAGTTGAAGAAGATTGTTTGGTGTTGGAGGAGAACTGTTTTTGTTTGGATCAGTGTCATGATGTACTTGACGGAGGTGGTGGTCGTTCTGGTTTTGTTTAGAGCTGTCGTTATGGCCAGAGGCAAGAGAGAGGCCAAAGGCTGTGGTGGTGCCAAAAGGGATTCTTCTGCTTCTCATGGGAACAGAATCTCGTGGTGA